Sequence from the Fusobacterium periodonticum 1_1_41FAA genome:
TAGAAAAGTCAGGAGATTATTTAGAACTTTTAAAGACTATGAAATCAGAAATTTATAGTTTACAAACTATAGGAGATGAGTATTTTGATGAAATCAGAAAAATGTTTGAAACAAATACTGAAGCTCCTATAAGAAAAAGTTTAAATAATTTTGAAATGACTAAGTCTAATTTTTTAGAAAATTTGAGGGATAAAAAGGAATTTTTTCAAGCTAAACTTGCAGAATTTTTAAACTTAATGATGGCTTTTAACAATGTTATTGATGAGGAGAAGGACAAGAATCCTGAAGTAATAAATTTTAACAATCACTTAAAAATGTTTAAGAAATATATAGATAGCTTTAAATTTATAAATAATTTTTCAGATGCTAATTATGTTTACTGGCTTGATATAAACTCTAAAAGAACTAATGTAGTGCTTACAGCAACACCTTTAAATATCGCTCAAAAGTTGAGCTCAGTTCTTTTTGAAAACTTAAATAGATTAGTGTTTGCTTCAGCCACTATAATGGCAAATGGAAATTTTGAATATTTTAAAAAGTCTTTAGGTTTAGATGAAGAAGAATGTATAGAATGCTTTATAGAATCACCATTTGATTACGAACATCAGATGTCTGTATATATTCCAGCTGATATACAAGATTCAGAAAATTTAAATGCCTTTGTTACAGATGCAAGTAAGTTTATCTTAGAAATTTTGAAGAAAACAAAGGGAAAAGCTTTTATATTATTCACCTCTTACACTATGCTAAATCAAATTTATTATTCTGTTGTAAATAAATTAAAAAATAGTAATTTTGAAATATTTTTACATGGTGAAAAACCAAGAAGTCAATTGATAAAAGAATTTAAGGAGGCAAAAAACCCTGTATTATTTGGGACTACTTCTTTTTGGGAAGGAGTTGATGTACAGGGAGAAAATTTAAGTAATGTTATTATAACTAAGTTGCCTTTCCTTGTTCCAACGGATCCTATAGTTGCGGCTATAAGTAAAAAAATTGAAGAGGCTGGTGGAAATTCTTTTTCAGATTTTCAATTACCTGAAGCAATAATAAAATTCAAACAAGGGGTTGGAAGATTAATTAGAAAAAAAACAGATAGAGGAAATGTTTTTATTTTAGATAGTAGAATTATAAAGAAAAGATATGGTTCAGCCTTTATAAAAGCTCTACCTAGTCAAAAAAATATCAAAATATTAGAAAAAGATGATATAATAAAAGAAATTGAATGAGAAAAAGGGGATTTTTATGAAAAAATTTACTATATTTGGATTTAAGTTTCTTTTTGAAGTAAAGAAAAAAGATAATTCAGATGAAGAGAAATACTCTGATACTTATTTCTTAAAAGAAAAGGTATTTTATCTAATTTTGGCACTATTTTTAATAACAATTTCGGCTAAAATTCCTATACTTTTTAGAAATAATAACTATATGATAGGTGATGTTGTAAAATCTGATATTTATTCTCCAAAAACTATAGTTTTTAGAGATAAGATTGGAAAAGATAAAATTATTCAAGATATGATAAATCAGTTGGATAAGGAATATATCTATTCAAGTGATGCTGCGGATATCTATACTAATGAATTTGATAACTTTCATAAAGAAATCATAGCTATAAAAAAAGGAAATTTACAAACTTTTGACTATAGTGGTTTTGAAAGAAAAATGGGTAAAGCTATGCCTGAAACCCTAGTTAAAAAAATATTAGAAGAAGATGAAGATAAAATCAATAGTACTTTTGAAAAATTATCAGAACATTTAAAAAATGCTTATACTGCAGGTATATACAAAGAAAAAAATTCTATTCGTGTAAATGAACCTGTGAAGAGTGAGATAGATAATTTAGATGCTTTTGAAAGAGATTTAATAAATTATTTCTTAATTCCAAATTATATTTATGATGAAGCAAAGACTAAGAGCGCTATTAATGAGAAAGTTTCTCAAATAAATGACCAGTATATTGAAATTAAGGCTGGGACCTTAATTGCAAAGACAGGAGAAATTTTAACTGAAAGAAAAATAGATATTTTAGATAAATTAGGTATCTATAATTACAAGATGAGTATTTTTATAATTACACTAAATATCATATTTTTATTGGTTATTTCAAGTATATTTAATGTAGTTACAACAAGATTTTATAGTAAGGATGTCTTAGAAAAGAAAAAGTATAAAGCTGTTATGCTTTTGATGATAGTCACTTTATTAGTATTTAGAATAGTTCCTGATTCTATGATATATCTAGTGCCAATAGACACAATGTTATTACTTTTAATGTTTATAGTTCGTCCTAGATTCAGTATTTTCTTAACTATGATGCTTATTTCTTATCTATTACCTATAACTGATTATGATTTAAAATACTTTACTATTCAATCTATAGCTATTCTAGCAACTGGATTTTTAAGTAAAAATATAGGAACTCGTTCTTCAGTTATAGCAATAGGAATACAGTTAGCTATATTGAAAATTTTATTATATTTAATTTTAAGTTTCTTCTCAATGGAAGAAAGTTTTGGAGTAGCTTTAAATACTATTAAATTATTTGTTTCAGGTCTATTCTCGGGTATGTTTGCTATAGCATTATTACCATATTTTGAAAGAACTTTTAATATTTTAACAGTATTTAGACTTATTGAACTTGCAGACTTGTCTCAACCACTTTTGAGAAAGTTGTCAATAGAAGCACCAGGAACTTTCCAACACTCAATGATGGTAGCAACTTTATCAGAAAACGCTGTTATTGAAATTGGTGGAGATCCAATATTTACTCGTGTTGCTTGTTACTATCACGATATAGGAAAAACAAAAAGGCCACAGTACTATGTAGAAAACCAAACAGATGGTAAAAATTTACATAATAATATCTCACCTTTTATGAGTAAAATGATAATTCTAGCTCATACTAAAGAGGGAGCTGAAATGGGTAAAAAATATAAAATACCTAAAGAAATTAGAGATATTATGTTTGAACATCAAGGAACAACTTTATTGGCTTATTTCTATAATAAGGCTAAAGAGATAGATCCTAATGTACAGGAAGAAGAATTTAGATATTCAGGACCTAGACCTCAAACTAAAGAATCAGCTGTTATTTTACTGGCAGATTCCATAGAAGCAGCTGTTAGATCTCTTGATGTAAAAGACCCTATAAAAGTTGAAGAAATGGTTAGAAGGATTGTAAATGCTAAGATAGCTGACAATCAATTATCAGATGCTAATATAACATTTAAAGAAATAGAAATTATTATTAACTCATTCTTGAAAACTTTTGGTGCTATTTATCATGAAAGAATAAAATATCCAGGTCAAAAATAAAAAGGAAGAGGATTATGGAATTAGTTTTAGATTTTAGTTATGAATTAGACAATGAAAAATATAATGAGTTCATAGATAAGTTGTATGAAGATGCTTATCTTGAAAACTATATAAAAAAAGTCTTAGAAATAGAGGAAGTTGAAGCTGAAAGACCTCTTTATCTTTCAGTTTTACTTACTGATAATAAAAATATACAAGTTATCAATCGTGAGTATAGAGATAAAGATGCTCCAACAGATGTAATATCTTTTGCATATCATGAAACAGATGACTTTAATATAGGACCTTATGATACTCTTGGAGATATCATTATTTCTTTAGAAAGAGTTGAAGAACAATCAAGTGAATATAATCATTCATTTGAAAGAGAGTTCTATTATGTTCTAACACATGGAATTTTACATATTTTAGGATATGACCATATTGAAGAAGAAGATAAGAAAGTTATGAGAGAAAGAGAAGAAGCAATATTATCATCTTTTGGTTATACTAGAGATAATTAGAAAAATTATAAAATAAAGAAAAATGCTACTACAAATTATCGTAGTAGCATTTTTAGTATGTAAATATTAGAGTTATTTAACTTCTCCACCTTCAACAACTATTGAATCAGGGTCAGCAGAATCTCCATAGATAGGTTCAAGAGTAGCTTTATATGCTTCATGGAAGAAATTTTCTTTTCCTAATTCTTTAATTTCATTGTTTATCCAATCTAATAGGTCAGTATTTCCTTTTTGAACTGCAACAGCTATAGTATCAACATCACCTAAAGACTCAATTCCAACTGTAAATCCTGGGTTTGATTTAGCCCAAGCTAAAACTTCAGTATTATCAGTTGAGAAAGCATCTCCTCTACCATCAAGTAAAGCATTGTAAGCATCTGCATAAGAATCATATTTTTGAAGTTTTACTTCTGGATGATTCTTTGAGAAATAATATTCAGCAGTAGTTCCTTTACTTACAATTAAAGTCTTATCTTTTAATTCTTCAACAGATTTAATAACAGCTCCATCTGGTGAAACAACTCCTAAAGAAACTTTCATATATGGTAAACTGAAATCAACTTTTTCTGCTCTTTCAGGTGTAACAGTGAAGTTAGCAGCAACTATATCTGCTTTTCCAGTCTCTGCATATTCAACACGGCTTGCAGGGTCAAGAGAAATATATTCAACTTGAACTCCTAAATCTTTTGCTAAACGATCTGTGAAATAAACATCATAACCTTGATTTTTACCATTTTCATCAATATAACCAAAAGGTGCTTTATCAGTGAATACTCCTATTCTAATAACGCCACTATCCTTGATTTCTTGTACTGTTCTTGCCTTTGCAACACTTGCTTCTTGTGCAGGTGCTTGTGCTTCTGTCTTTTCTTCAGTTTTATTTCCACAAGCAGCTAAAGCAAATACTGCTACCCCTACTGTTGCTAATTTTAAAATCTTTTTCCAAATTTTCATTTTATATCCTCCTAAAATTATTTATAAAATTTATTTTTAAATGTAAATGTATTTAAAAATTTTTGTGCTCTTTCTGTTTTTGGATTGGAGAAGAATTCTTCTGCCTCTCCTTGTTCTGCTATATTTCCATTATCCATAAATATAACTCTATCTGCAACGGCTCTTGCAAACTGCATTTCATGTGTAACTATTACCATAGTCATTCCTTCTCTAGCAAGTTCAAGCATAACATCTAAAACTTCTCTTACCATTTCAGGATCTAGTGCAGCAGTAACTTCATCAAATAGCATTATCTCAGGGTTCATACATAGGGCTCTAACTATTGCGACTCTTTGTTTTTGACCACCTGATAATTGTCTTGGATAAGAATTTTGTTTATCTAATAAATTAACTCTTTCAAGTAATTTCAATGCCTGCTCTTTAACTTCTTCCTTATTTCTCTTTTGTACTTTTAATGGTGCTAATAAAATATTATCCAATATTGTTAAGTGTGGGAATAGTTCATAACTTTGAAATACCATTCCAATTTTTTGTCTAATTTTTGTCATATTATTTTTTGTATCTGAAAATTTAATTTCATTATCTAAAACTATATCTCCAGCTTGTATATCTTCCAGTCCATTTAAACATCTTAAAAATGTACTTTTTCCACAACCAGAAGCTCCAATTATTACTACGACTTCTCCTTGATGGATATCTAAATTTATTCCTTTTAAAACTTCCAGTTCTCCATAATTTTTTACCGCATCTTTTGCTGAGAGAACAACTTTATCTAATTGCTTCATATTCTACTCCATCTCTTTTCTAAAAATTTTGCTAACATTGATAGTGGCCAACAAGATAAGAAATATAGTAAGAAGATTACTCCATATATCCATATTGCTCCATTTGGATATTGAAATCTGTTTGTGTCTATTATTTGTTGCCCAACTTTTAAAACTTCAACTATTCCTATCAATACCACTAAACTTGTAGTTTTTATCATTCTTGTTATCAAGTTTACTGATAAAGGTATAAGTCTTCTTATAATTTGAGGAATAATTACATATAGATAAATTTGTTTTTTATCTAAGGCTAGTGCTGTTGCACTTTCTATTTGAATTTTTGGAATGCTCTCAATGGCTCCTCTGACTAAGTCTCCCATTTCAGCCGTTCCCCATATAGTAAATACTATTATTGCACTTGCTTCAGGAGAGATATGGAGTCCATACATTCTGGTTACTCCAAAATATGCTATAAATAATAATACTAATGGAGGCATTATTCTAATTATTTGGAGGTAAACTTGAGAGATTATCCTTATTAAAGGATTTTTTATAACCATAAAAAGCCCAAAAAGTATTCCAAAAATTACTGATAAAATTGCAGAAATTAAACTTAATTTTATTGTTATCCATAAACCATAAAGAAGTCTTTCTAAATTTGTTCCTTTTGATAATAAATCAATTACTGTAGCCAACATATTTCAACTTCCTTTCTAGCCATACTCCAAATAATGATAGAGGTAACAATATTATTAAATAACCTACTACAAGCATAAATAAAGATTCTTCTGTTTTATAGTAAAGTCCTATTAAATCTTTTGTAACAAACATCATATCTATTAAAGATATAGCACTAAAAACCGATGTTTCTTTTAACATAAATATTATGTTTGCAGTAAGACCAGGTAAACTTATAACAAATGATTGAGGTAAAATAACATATCTCATCGTTTGCCACTTTGTCATTCCTAAACTTAAAGCAGATTCTTTTTGTATCTTGTCTATTGTTTCTAAGGCACTACGAAAAGTTTCTATCATATAACTTCCACCTAAAAATGTTAATCCAATTATTCCACAAAGCTCTGGACTAAATTTTATACCAATTTTTGGTAGTCCATAATACAGAAAGAACAATTGAACTAAAAGTGGAGTATTTCTACTTAGCTCTACATATCCAATTATAATTTGTTTAAAGAATTTAAAGTTTTCATATAAAACCCAACTTCCTAAAATTCCAACAACAATTGAAAGCATTATTCCTATACCACCTATTTTTAATGTGAGTATTCCAGCATGTATAAATTCAGGTGTATATTTTGCTATAAATTCCCAATCCATTTTCCTATCTCCATTCTTTATTGAATTGATAAGGATTATACCATCTATGGAAAAATCATGCAATAAAACTCTTTTATAGAAATAAAGTTCCAAATTCCTTTTACTTTTTTCTGAAAAATAAAAAGAACTATTCAGATGAGGTTCTATTTTTTATAACTATGAAAAATTAAATTTTTAAAATAAGTAATAGATTTTTACTGAAAAAAATGTTACTATTCAAATGGAACAATAATTTTAACAAGGAGGAAATGAAATGGAAAATTTACATTTAAAAAGTTTTCTAGAGTACAAATTTTTATCCA
This genomic interval carries:
- a CDS encoding HD family phosphohydrolase, yielding MKKFTIFGFKFLFEVKKKDNSDEEKYSDTYFLKEKVFYLILALFLITISAKIPILFRNNNYMIGDVVKSDIYSPKTIVFRDKIGKDKIIQDMINQLDKEYIYSSDAADIYTNEFDNFHKEIIAIKKGNLQTFDYSGFERKMGKAMPETLVKKILEEDEDKINSTFEKLSEHLKNAYTAGIYKEKNSIRVNEPVKSEIDNLDAFERDLINYFLIPNYIYDEAKTKSAINEKVSQINDQYIEIKAGTLIAKTGEILTERKIDILDKLGIYNYKMSIFIITLNIIFLLVISSIFNVVTTRFYSKDVLEKKKYKAVMLLMIVTLLVFRIVPDSMIYLVPIDTMLLLLMFIVRPRFSIFLTMMLISYLLPITDYDLKYFTIQSIAILATGFLSKNIGTRSSVIAIGIQLAILKILLYLILSFFSMEESFGVALNTIKLFVSGLFSGMFAIALLPYFERTFNILTVFRLIELADLSQPLLRKLSIEAPGTFQHSMMVATLSENAVIEIGGDPIFTRVACYYHDIGKTKRPQYYVENQTDGKNLHNNISPFMSKMIILAHTKEGAEMGKKYKIPKEIRDIMFEHQGTTLLAYFYNKAKEIDPNVQEEEFRYSGPRPQTKESAVILLADSIEAAVRSLDVKDPIKVEEMVRRIVNAKIADNQLSDANITFKEIEIIINSFLKTFGAIYHERIKYPGQK
- a CDS encoding amino acid ABC transporter permease — encoded protein: MDWEFIAKYTPEFIHAGILTLKIGGIGIMLSIVVGILGSWVLYENFKFFKQIIIGYVELSRNTPLLVQLFFLYYGLPKIGIKFSPELCGIIGLTFLGGSYMIETFRSALETIDKIQKESALSLGMTKWQTMRYVILPQSFVISLPGLTANIIFMLKETSVFSAISLIDMMFVTKDLIGLYYKTEESLFMLVVGYLIILLPLSLFGVWLERKLKYVGYSN
- a CDS encoding amino acid ABC transporter ATP-binding protein, whose amino-acid sequence is MKQLDKVVLSAKDAVKNYGELEVLKGINLDIHQGEVVVIIGASGCGKSTFLRCLNGLEDIQAGDIVLDNEIKFSDTKNNMTKIRQKIGMVFQSYELFPHLTILDNILLAPLKVQKRNKEEVKEQALKLLERVNLLDKQNSYPRQLSGGQKQRVAIVRALCMNPEIMLFDEVTAALDPEMVREVLDVMLELAREGMTMVIVTHEMQFARAVADRVIFMDNGNIAEQGEAEEFFSNPKTERAQKFLNTFTFKNKFYK
- a CDS encoding transporter substrate-binding domain-containing protein gives rise to the protein MKIWKKILKLATVGVAVFALAACGNKTEEKTEAQAPAQEASVAKARTVQEIKDSGVIRIGVFTDKAPFGYIDENGKNQGYDVYFTDRLAKDLGVQVEYISLDPASRVEYAETGKADIVAANFTVTPERAEKVDFSLPYMKVSLGVVSPDGAVIKSVEELKDKTLIVSKGTTAEYYFSKNHPEVKLQKYDSYADAYNALLDGRGDAFSTDNTEVLAWAKSNPGFTVGIESLGDVDTIAVAVQKGNTDLLDWINNEIKELGKENFFHEAYKATLEPIYGDSADPDSIVVEGGEVK
- the ybeY gene encoding rRNA maturation RNase YbeY, whose protein sequence is MELVLDFSYELDNEKYNEFIDKLYEDAYLENYIKKVLEIEEVEAERPLYLSVLLTDNKNIQVINREYRDKDAPTDVISFAYHETDDFNIGPYDTLGDIIISLERVEEQSSEYNHSFEREFYYVLTHGILHILGYDHIEEEDKKVMREREEAILSSFGYTRDN
- a CDS encoding amino acid ABC transporter permease; this encodes MLATVIDLLSKGTNLERLLYGLWITIKLSLISAILSVIFGILFGLFMVIKNPLIRIISQVYLQIIRIMPPLVLLFIAYFGVTRMYGLHISPEASAIIVFTIWGTAEMGDLVRGAIESIPKIQIESATALALDKKQIYLYVIIPQIIRRLIPLSVNLITRMIKTTSLVVLIGIVEVLKVGQQIIDTNRFQYPNGAIWIYGVIFLLYFLSCWPLSMLAKFLEKRWSRI